The Streptomyces fungicidicus nucleotide sequence CGACCCGCCGACGGCAGTCCCGGGCGACTCCGCGAGCGCGGTCCCCGACGACCCGCCGACGGCAGGCCCGGCCGCTTTCGCGTGGCTGCCTCCCGACGACCCGGCTCCGGCGGGCCCGGATGCGTCCGCGTGCGTGACCGCCGGCGACCCGGCGACGGCGGTCTCAGGTGATTGCGCGGCGGCAGGCTCGGGCGACTCCGCGAGGGCGGCCCGCGACGGATCCGCCGAGGCGGCCTCGGACGCATCCGCGAGCGCGGTCCCCGACGGCCCGGCGACGGCAGACCCGGGCGACTCCGCGGCGGCGGTCCCCGACGGTTCCGCCGAGGCGGGCCCGGGCGCTTCCGTGAGGGGGGCCGTCGGTGGTTCCGGGAGGGCAGGGGCGTCGGTGGGGGCCGTGCCGTCGGTCCACTCCCCCGTCCGCTCCTTCTCCGCCAGGTAGCGCCGGAAGCGGCGGGTGATGACCTCGTGCATGGAGCGGACGTCGTCCTGGCCCGCGAAGCCCTTGATCTGGAAGCGCCGGTACTCGCTCTTGCGGGCCAGTCCGTCCTCGAAGACGACCATGGAGGCCACCACGTCGTCGCCCTGGAGGTGCGAGATGTCGTAGCACTCGATCCGCAGCGGAGCGCTGTCCAGGTCCAGCGCGTCGGTGATCTCCTCCAGCGCGCGGGAGCGCGTGGTCAGGTCGGAGGCGCGCTTGGTCTTGTGCAGCACGAGCGCCTGCTGGGCGTTGCGCTCCACGGTCTCCATCAGGGACTTCTTGTCACCGCGCTGCGGGATCCGCAGGGAGACTCCGGAGCCGCGCCGCTCGGTGAGCCACTGCTGGACCGGCTCCACCGGGTCGGGCAGGGCGGGGACCAGGACCTCCCGGGGGACGGCGTCGCCGGTCTCCTCGCCGTAGAGCTGCTGCAGCGCGTGCTCGACCAGGGCGGCGGTGGTGATCTCCTCGACCTTGTCGGTGACCCAGCCGCGCTGGCCGCGCACCCGTCCGCCGCGCACGTGGAAGATCTGGACGGCCGCCTCCAGCTCGTCCTCGGCGACCGCGATCAGATCGGCGTCGGTCGCGTCGGCGAGCACGACCGCGTTCTTCTCCATGGCCTTCTTCAGGGCCCCGATGTCGTCGCGCAGGCGGGCGGCCCGCTCGTACTCCATCTCCTCGGCCGCCTCCGTCATCCGCCGCTCCAGCCGGCGGAGGTAGGTGCCCGTGCGGCCGGCCATGAAGTCGGAGAACTCCTCGGCCAGTTCACGGTGGTCCTCGGCGGAGATGCGGTCCACGCAGGGCGCCGAGCACTTGCCGATGTAGCCGAGCAGACAGGGGCGCCCGGTGCGCGCGGCGTTCTTGAAGACCCCGGCCGAGCAGGTGCGCACCGGGAAGACGCGCAGCAGCAGGTCCACGGTGTCGCGGATCGCCCACGCGTGCGCGTACGGGCCGAAGTACTTCACGCCCTTCTTCTTGTGACCGCGCATCACCTGCACGCGCGGGAACTCCTCGTTCATCGTCACCGCGAGGTACGGGTAGCTCTTGTCGTCGCGGTACTTGACGTTGAACCGGGGGTCGTACTCCTTGATCCAGGAGTACTCCAGCTGAAGTGCCTCGACCTCCGTGGACACCATCGTCCACTCCACGGACGCGGCCGTGGTGACCATGGAACGGGTGCGCGGGTGCAGCCCGGCCAGGTCCTGGAAGTAGTTCGCCAGGCGCTGGCGCAGGCTCTTCGCCTTCCCGACGTAGATCACCCGGCGGTGCTCGTCGCGGAACCGGTAGACCCCCGGCGAGTCGGGGATCTCACCCGGTTTGGGGCGGTAGCTGGAGGGGTCGGCCATGTCTCACACCCTACTGGCGGGGACCGACACCGCGACGGCCCCGTGGACGCCGGGGCCCGGCCCGGTCCGGTCCGGAGGGGTTACGGCGCACGGGAAGCGGGAAGGTGGGGGTTCCGTCCCTCGGGCGAGCGGCGGACGGTCATGAGGACGGTCACGAGCCGGAGGGCTGGTCGGATGCGACGGACGCGGATCGAGAAACCACGACGGCCTGCCAGGACCCGCCGGTACGCGGACGAG carries:
- the uvrC gene encoding excinuclease ABC subunit UvrC; its protein translation is MADPSSYRPKPGEIPDSPGVYRFRDEHRRVIYVGKAKSLRQRLANYFQDLAGLHPRTRSMVTTAASVEWTMVSTEVEALQLEYSWIKEYDPRFNVKYRDDKSYPYLAVTMNEEFPRVQVMRGHKKKGVKYFGPYAHAWAIRDTVDLLLRVFPVRTCSAGVFKNAARTGRPCLLGYIGKCSAPCVDRISAEDHRELAEEFSDFMAGRTGTYLRRLERRMTEAAEEMEYERAARLRDDIGALKKAMEKNAVVLADATDADLIAVAEDELEAAVQIFHVRGGRVRGQRGWVTDKVEEITTAALVEHALQQLYGEETGDAVPREVLVPALPDPVEPVQQWLTERRGSGVSLRIPQRGDKKSLMETVERNAQQALVLHKTKRASDLTTRSRALEEITDALDLDSAPLRIECYDISHLQGDDVVASMVVFEDGLARKSEYRRFQIKGFAGQDDVRSMHEVITRRFRRYLAEKERTGEWTDGTAPTDAPALPEPPTAPLTEAPGPASAEPSGTAAAESPGSAVAGPSGTALADASEAASADPSRAALAESPEPAAAQSPETAVAGSPAVTHADASGPAGAGSSGGSHAKAAGPAVGGSSGTALAESPGTAVGGSAGVTPADASGAGSAGSAGGALGDGAEPGFGGSVGDTLTEDDGRPRRFAYPPQLVVVDGGAPQVAAAQRALDELGIDDIAVCGLAKRLEEVWLPGDDDPVVLPRTSEGLYLLQRVRDEAHRFAITYQRAKRAKRFRSGPLDDVPGLGETRKQALIKHFGSVKKLRSATIDQICDVPGIGRKTAETIVAALARAAPAAPAVNTATGEIMDDTEEPGQATGSPGEPVSTGAPDERRGQER